A part of Salvelinus alpinus chromosome 5, SLU_Salpinus.1, whole genome shotgun sequence genomic DNA contains:
- the LOC139575704 gene encoding uncharacterized protein has product MDHFEEDLVAALREIVRDGNWQCVGKKCDFDSPCTKLYSEDGEHIVLVHTEDDRFWAMDSSCPHEGGPLDLGDIEDLGDGKRVLVCPWHHFDFCLETGASSMGLQNQVHEVRVVQDMIYINTQNELCLSPIPETDTSNGKLSVDDVEPSPSEDTLCFWATKILCTPDPKEKVAMTLEVQERWNSGEITEVGQATPPVQPSRKENLTVLQPGKIKRGKGGTQNCLVSLLMNRMALGKPEHV; this is encoded by the exons ATGGATCACTTCGAGGAAGATTTAGTCGCTGCATTAAGAGAAATTGTCAGAGACGGAAACTGGCAATGTGTAGGAAAGAAGTGTGATTTTGATTCACCATGCACAAA GCTGTACTCTGAGGATGGTGAACACATTGTCCTGGTTCACACAGAAGATGACAGATTCTGGGCTATGGATTCATCCTGTCCCCATGAAG GAGGCCCTCTTGACCTCGGTGACATTGAGGACCTGGGAGATGGGAAGAGGGTGCTGGTCTGTCCCTGGCATCACTTTGACTTCTGCCTGGAGACAGGTGCCTCTTCCATGGGACTACAG AACCAGGTGCATGAGGTCAGAGTTGTCCAAGACATGATTTATATCAACACACAGAATGAGCTATGTCTAAGTCCCATCCCAGAGACAGACACATCTAATG GCAAGTTGTCAGTAGATGATGTTGAGCCATCACCCTCTGAGGACACACTGTGCTTCTGGGCTACAAAGATCCTCTGCACACCGGACCCCAAAGAGAAG GTAGCCATGACGCTGGAGGTCCAGGAGAGGTGGAACAGTGGGGAGATAACAGAGGTGGGTCAGGCTACACCACCTGTCCAGCCAAGCAGGAAGGAGAACCTGACCGTACTGCAGCCGGGCAAAATCAAGCGTGGCAAAGGTGGCACACAG AACTGTCTGGTCAGCTTGCTGATGAACAGAATGGCTTTAGGAAAGCCAGAGCATGTATAG
- the prc1b gene encoding protein regulator of cytokinesis 1b isoform X2 — translation MRKSEVLAAESVACLNKALCHLKDIWEEIGIPEDQRLQRTNVVKNHIKGLLDMMITEEESLRTRLLSSIEACRKQLDTLCLELQLPPFEEERGVTMLQQEKEIRTQVEVLVKERTQRMQQLKALTERDQDLCDTLCSNPYVLDPNAVPSLEQLNSFHQHIASQTTEKERRHAEFVGIKRQIVLCMDDLDQLPETSFEKDIVCEDQEAFCLSKDNIASLKLLLGQLEERKAENQAVCEAHREKIQELWDRLQVPQEERELFSEHMVASKKKNLDALEAEGRRLMELKRLNMRNVTEAIRSEIAVLWEKCFFSSDQQQAFVPYFSNDFTEQLLGLHEAEILRLKQHYEEHKELFEGVQRWEESWRLFLELEKKATDPSRFTNRGGNLLKEEKQKAELHKSLPKLEKKLKAQIDVWEQEQAREFLVNGQKFLQFVEEQWELHRIEKENEKLERQLKKSKQIEVDMLYGTAVRTPTKRRFLGTTTPSKARKFNGTTSSLSSANSNSTMRSAYGGTVCHSPSRPPLSVNKVPSVRTPGRSKPPLAGLQERNKENMGQVTGLGVPLQSGGLKTLASPQRNFSINSVASTYSEFARDLSKATNTKSKPDILNSTIAHL, via the exons ATGAGAAAGAG TGAGGTGCTCGCAGCCGAGTCTGTGGCTTGCCTGAATAAAGCTCTCTGCCACCTGAAGGACATCTGGGAAGAGATAGGAATACCAGAAGACCAGAGGCTACAGAGAACCAATGTGGTCAAGAATCACATCAAG GGTTTGTTAGACATGATGATAACAGAGGAGGAGTCTCTTAGGACCAGACTGTTGAGCAGCATCGAAGCCTGTCGCAAACAACTGGATACGCTGTGCTTGGAACTGCAGCTACCCCCATTTGAG GAGGAGCGGGGCGTCACCATGCTGCAACAGGAGAAGGAGATccggacccaggtggaggtgttggtGAAGGAGCGGACCCAGAGGATGCAGCAGCTCAAGGCCTTGACGGAGCGCGACCAGGACCTGTGTGACACTCTGTGTTCGAACCCCTACGTCCTCGACCCTAACGCCGTGCCCTCCCTGGAGCAGCTGAACAGCTTCCACCAGCACATCGCCAGCCAGACCACAGAGAAG GAGCGGCGGCACGCTGAGTTTGTGGGCATCAAGAGGCAGATCGTCCTGTGCATGGACGACCTGGACCAGCTGCCAGAGACCAGCTTCGAGAAGGACATCGTCTGCGAGGACCAGGAGGCCTTCTGCCTGTCCAAAGACAACATCGCCTCACTCAAACTCCTCCTCGGCCAA ctagaggagaggaaggcagagAACCAGGCGGTGTGTGAGGCTCACAGGGAGAAGATCCAGGAGCTGTGGGACAGACTGCAGGTgccccaggaggagagggagCTCTTCTCAGAGCACATGGTCGCCTCCAAGAAGAAGAACCTGGATGCT TTAGAGGCAGAGGGCAGGCGACTGATGGAGCTCAAACGACTGAACATGCGAAACGTTACTGAAGCCATCCGCTCAGAGATCGCAGTGCTCTGGGAGAAATGCTTCTTCAGCAGTGATCAGCAACAGGCCTTTGTGCCCTATTTTAGCA ATGATTTTACAGAGCAGCTGTTGGGGCTGCACGAAGCTGAGATCCTGAGGCTGAAGCAGCACTATGAAGAACACAAGGAGCTGTTTGAGGGGGTTCAACGCTGGGAGGAGAGCTGGAGACTCTTCCTGGAACTAGAG AAAAAAGCCACAGACCCCTCCAGGTTCACCAACAGAGGAGGGAATCTGCTCAAAGAGGAGAAACAGAAAGCCGAGCTCCACAAAAGCCTGCCCAAG CTTGAGAAGAAGCTGAAGGCTCAGATTGATGTGTGGGAGCAGGAGCAGGCCAGGGAGTTCCTGGTGAATGGACAGAAGTTCCTGCAGTTTGTAGAGGAGCAGTGGGAGCTGCACCGCAtcgagaaagagaatgagaaacTGGAGAGG CAACTGAAAAAGAGCAAGCAGATTGAAGTGGATATGCTGTATGGGACAGCTGTCCGGACGCCGACCAAAAGGAGATTCCTTGGCACAACTACCCCCAGCAAAGCACGAAAG TTCAATGGCACCACCTCCAGCCTCTCTAGTGCCAACTCTAACAGCACCATGCGCTCAGCCTATGGCGGAACTGTCTGTCACTCACCCTCCCGCCCCCCTCTGTCAGTCAACAAG GTCCCATCGGTAAGGACCCCGGGTCGCAGTAAGCCCCCTCTTGCGGGACTGCAGGAGCGCAACAAGGAGAACATGGGCCAGGTGACCGGACTTGGAGTCCCTCTTCAGAGCGGTGGGTTAAAAACCCTGGCTAGTCCGCAGCGTAACTTCAGCATTAACTCTGTCGCCAGCACTTATTCCGAGTTTGCG CGAGACCTCTCCAAGGCCACTAACACCAAGAGCAAGCCAGACATACTGAACTCCACCATTGCTCACCTTTGA
- the prc1b gene encoding protein regulator of cytokinesis 1b isoform X3, with protein sequence MRKSEVLAAESVACLNKALCHLKDIWEEIGIPEDQRLQRTNVVKNHIKGLLDMMITEEESLRTRLLSSIEACRKQLDTLCLELQLPPFEEERGVTMLQQEKEIRTQVEVLVKERTQRMQQLKALTERDQDLCDTLCSNPYVLDPNAVPSLEQLNSFHQHIASQTTEKERRHAEFVGIKRQIVLCMDDLDQLPETSFEKDIVCEDQEAFCLSKDNIASLKLLLGQLEERKAENQAVCEAHREKIQELWDRLQVPQEERELFSEHMVASKKKNLDALEAEGRRLMELKRLNMRNVTEAIRSEIAVLWEKCFFSSDQQQAFVPYFSNDFTEQLLGLHEAEILRLKQHYEEHKELFEGVQRWEESWRLFLELEKKATDPSRFTNRGGNLLKEEKQKAELHKSLPKLEKKLKAQIDVWEQEQAREFLVNGQKFLQFVEEQWELHRIEKENEKLERQLKKSKQIEVDMLYGTAVRTPTKRRFLGTTTPSKARKVPSVRTPGRSKPPLAGLQERNKENMGQVTGLGVPLQSGGLKTLASPQRNFSINSVASTYSEFATGLINTVIESVQSSETSPRPLTPRASQTY encoded by the exons ATGAGAAAGAG TGAGGTGCTCGCAGCCGAGTCTGTGGCTTGCCTGAATAAAGCTCTCTGCCACCTGAAGGACATCTGGGAAGAGATAGGAATACCAGAAGACCAGAGGCTACAGAGAACCAATGTGGTCAAGAATCACATCAAG GGTTTGTTAGACATGATGATAACAGAGGAGGAGTCTCTTAGGACCAGACTGTTGAGCAGCATCGAAGCCTGTCGCAAACAACTGGATACGCTGTGCTTGGAACTGCAGCTACCCCCATTTGAG GAGGAGCGGGGCGTCACCATGCTGCAACAGGAGAAGGAGATccggacccaggtggaggtgttggtGAAGGAGCGGACCCAGAGGATGCAGCAGCTCAAGGCCTTGACGGAGCGCGACCAGGACCTGTGTGACACTCTGTGTTCGAACCCCTACGTCCTCGACCCTAACGCCGTGCCCTCCCTGGAGCAGCTGAACAGCTTCCACCAGCACATCGCCAGCCAGACCACAGAGAAG GAGCGGCGGCACGCTGAGTTTGTGGGCATCAAGAGGCAGATCGTCCTGTGCATGGACGACCTGGACCAGCTGCCAGAGACCAGCTTCGAGAAGGACATCGTCTGCGAGGACCAGGAGGCCTTCTGCCTGTCCAAAGACAACATCGCCTCACTCAAACTCCTCCTCGGCCAA ctagaggagaggaaggcagagAACCAGGCGGTGTGTGAGGCTCACAGGGAGAAGATCCAGGAGCTGTGGGACAGACTGCAGGTgccccaggaggagagggagCTCTTCTCAGAGCACATGGTCGCCTCCAAGAAGAAGAACCTGGATGCT TTAGAGGCAGAGGGCAGGCGACTGATGGAGCTCAAACGACTGAACATGCGAAACGTTACTGAAGCCATCCGCTCAGAGATCGCAGTGCTCTGGGAGAAATGCTTCTTCAGCAGTGATCAGCAACAGGCCTTTGTGCCCTATTTTAGCA ATGATTTTACAGAGCAGCTGTTGGGGCTGCACGAAGCTGAGATCCTGAGGCTGAAGCAGCACTATGAAGAACACAAGGAGCTGTTTGAGGGGGTTCAACGCTGGGAGGAGAGCTGGAGACTCTTCCTGGAACTAGAG AAAAAAGCCACAGACCCCTCCAGGTTCACCAACAGAGGAGGGAATCTGCTCAAAGAGGAGAAACAGAAAGCCGAGCTCCACAAAAGCCTGCCCAAG CTTGAGAAGAAGCTGAAGGCTCAGATTGATGTGTGGGAGCAGGAGCAGGCCAGGGAGTTCCTGGTGAATGGACAGAAGTTCCTGCAGTTTGTAGAGGAGCAGTGGGAGCTGCACCGCAtcgagaaagagaatgagaaacTGGAGAGG CAACTGAAAAAGAGCAAGCAGATTGAAGTGGATATGCTGTATGGGACAGCTGTCCGGACGCCGACCAAAAGGAGATTCCTTGGCACAACTACCCCCAGCAAAGCACGAAAG GTCCCATCGGTAAGGACCCCGGGTCGCAGTAAGCCCCCTCTTGCGGGACTGCAGGAGCGCAACAAGGAGAACATGGGCCAGGTGACCGGACTTGGAGTCCCTCTTCAGAGCGGTGGGTTAAAAACCCTGGCTAGTCCGCAGCGTAACTTCAGCATTAACTCTGTCGCCAGCACTTATTCCGAGTTTGCG ACGGGCTTAATCAACACAGTAATCGAATCGGTTCAATCAAG CGAGACCTCTCCAAGGCCACTAACACCAAGAGCAAGCCAGACATACTGA
- the prc1b gene encoding protein regulator of cytokinesis 1b isoform X5 produces MRKSEVLAAESVACLNKALCHLKDIWEEIGIPEDQRLQRTNVVKNHIKGLLDMMITEEESLRTRLLSSIEACRKQLDTLCLELQLPPFEEERGVTMLQQEKEIRTQVEVLVKERTQRMQQLKALTERDQDLCDTLCSNPYVLDPNAVPSLEQLNSFHQHIASQTTEKERRHAEFVGIKRQIVLCMDDLDQLPETSFEKDIVCEDQEAFCLSKDNIASLKLLLGQLEERKAENQAVCEAHREKIQELWDRLQVPQEERELFSEHMVASKKKNLDALEAEGRRLMELKRLNMRNVTEAIRSEIAVLWEKCFFSSDQQQAFVPYFSNDFTEQLLGLHEAEILRLKQHYEEHKELFEGVQRWEESWRLFLELEKKATDPSRFTNRGGNLLKEEKQKAELHKSLPKQLKKSKQIEVDMLYGTAVRTPTKRRFLGTTTPSKARKFNGTTSSLSSANSNSTMRSAYGGTVCHSPSRPPLSVNKVPSVRTPGRSKPPLAGLQERNKENMGQVTGLGVPLQSGGLKTLASPQRNFSINSVASTYSEFATGLINTVIESVQSSETSPRPLTPRASQTY; encoded by the exons ATGAGAAAGAG TGAGGTGCTCGCAGCCGAGTCTGTGGCTTGCCTGAATAAAGCTCTCTGCCACCTGAAGGACATCTGGGAAGAGATAGGAATACCAGAAGACCAGAGGCTACAGAGAACCAATGTGGTCAAGAATCACATCAAG GGTTTGTTAGACATGATGATAACAGAGGAGGAGTCTCTTAGGACCAGACTGTTGAGCAGCATCGAAGCCTGTCGCAAACAACTGGATACGCTGTGCTTGGAACTGCAGCTACCCCCATTTGAG GAGGAGCGGGGCGTCACCATGCTGCAACAGGAGAAGGAGATccggacccaggtggaggtgttggtGAAGGAGCGGACCCAGAGGATGCAGCAGCTCAAGGCCTTGACGGAGCGCGACCAGGACCTGTGTGACACTCTGTGTTCGAACCCCTACGTCCTCGACCCTAACGCCGTGCCCTCCCTGGAGCAGCTGAACAGCTTCCACCAGCACATCGCCAGCCAGACCACAGAGAAG GAGCGGCGGCACGCTGAGTTTGTGGGCATCAAGAGGCAGATCGTCCTGTGCATGGACGACCTGGACCAGCTGCCAGAGACCAGCTTCGAGAAGGACATCGTCTGCGAGGACCAGGAGGCCTTCTGCCTGTCCAAAGACAACATCGCCTCACTCAAACTCCTCCTCGGCCAA ctagaggagaggaaggcagagAACCAGGCGGTGTGTGAGGCTCACAGGGAGAAGATCCAGGAGCTGTGGGACAGACTGCAGGTgccccaggaggagagggagCTCTTCTCAGAGCACATGGTCGCCTCCAAGAAGAAGAACCTGGATGCT TTAGAGGCAGAGGGCAGGCGACTGATGGAGCTCAAACGACTGAACATGCGAAACGTTACTGAAGCCATCCGCTCAGAGATCGCAGTGCTCTGGGAGAAATGCTTCTTCAGCAGTGATCAGCAACAGGCCTTTGTGCCCTATTTTAGCA ATGATTTTACAGAGCAGCTGTTGGGGCTGCACGAAGCTGAGATCCTGAGGCTGAAGCAGCACTATGAAGAACACAAGGAGCTGTTTGAGGGGGTTCAACGCTGGGAGGAGAGCTGGAGACTCTTCCTGGAACTAGAG AAAAAAGCCACAGACCCCTCCAGGTTCACCAACAGAGGAGGGAATCTGCTCAAAGAGGAGAAACAGAAAGCCGAGCTCCACAAAAGCCTGCCCAAG CAACTGAAAAAGAGCAAGCAGATTGAAGTGGATATGCTGTATGGGACAGCTGTCCGGACGCCGACCAAAAGGAGATTCCTTGGCACAACTACCCCCAGCAAAGCACGAAAG TTCAATGGCACCACCTCCAGCCTCTCTAGTGCCAACTCTAACAGCACCATGCGCTCAGCCTATGGCGGAACTGTCTGTCACTCACCCTCCCGCCCCCCTCTGTCAGTCAACAAG GTCCCATCGGTAAGGACCCCGGGTCGCAGTAAGCCCCCTCTTGCGGGACTGCAGGAGCGCAACAAGGAGAACATGGGCCAGGTGACCGGACTTGGAGTCCCTCTTCAGAGCGGTGGGTTAAAAACCCTGGCTAGTCCGCAGCGTAACTTCAGCATTAACTCTGTCGCCAGCACTTATTCCGAGTTTGCG ACGGGCTTAATCAACACAGTAATCGAATCGGTTCAATCAAG CGAGACCTCTCCAAGGCCACTAACACCAAGAGCAAGCCAGACATACTGA
- the prc1b gene encoding protein regulator of cytokinesis 1b isoform X1 gives MRKSEVLAAESVACLNKALCHLKDIWEEIGIPEDQRLQRTNVVKNHIKGLLDMMITEEESLRTRLLSSIEACRKQLDTLCLELQLPPFEEERGVTMLQQEKEIRTQVEVLVKERTQRMQQLKALTERDQDLCDTLCSNPYVLDPNAVPSLEQLNSFHQHIASQTTEKERRHAEFVGIKRQIVLCMDDLDQLPETSFEKDIVCEDQEAFCLSKDNIASLKLLLGQLEERKAENQAVCEAHREKIQELWDRLQVPQEERELFSEHMVASKKKNLDALEAEGRRLMELKRLNMRNVTEAIRSEIAVLWEKCFFSSDQQQAFVPYFSNDFTEQLLGLHEAEILRLKQHYEEHKELFEGVQRWEESWRLFLELEKKATDPSRFTNRGGNLLKEEKQKAELHKSLPKLEKKLKAQIDVWEQEQAREFLVNGQKFLQFVEEQWELHRIEKENEKLERQLKKSKQIEVDMLYGTAVRTPTKRRFLGTTTPSKARKFNGTTSSLSSANSNSTMRSAYGGTVCHSPSRPPLSVNKVPSVRTPGRSKPPLAGLQERNKENMGQVTGLGVPLQSGGLKTLASPQRNFSINSVASTYSEFATGLINTVIESVQSSETSPRPLTPRASQTY, from the exons ATGAGAAAGAG TGAGGTGCTCGCAGCCGAGTCTGTGGCTTGCCTGAATAAAGCTCTCTGCCACCTGAAGGACATCTGGGAAGAGATAGGAATACCAGAAGACCAGAGGCTACAGAGAACCAATGTGGTCAAGAATCACATCAAG GGTTTGTTAGACATGATGATAACAGAGGAGGAGTCTCTTAGGACCAGACTGTTGAGCAGCATCGAAGCCTGTCGCAAACAACTGGATACGCTGTGCTTGGAACTGCAGCTACCCCCATTTGAG GAGGAGCGGGGCGTCACCATGCTGCAACAGGAGAAGGAGATccggacccaggtggaggtgttggtGAAGGAGCGGACCCAGAGGATGCAGCAGCTCAAGGCCTTGACGGAGCGCGACCAGGACCTGTGTGACACTCTGTGTTCGAACCCCTACGTCCTCGACCCTAACGCCGTGCCCTCCCTGGAGCAGCTGAACAGCTTCCACCAGCACATCGCCAGCCAGACCACAGAGAAG GAGCGGCGGCACGCTGAGTTTGTGGGCATCAAGAGGCAGATCGTCCTGTGCATGGACGACCTGGACCAGCTGCCAGAGACCAGCTTCGAGAAGGACATCGTCTGCGAGGACCAGGAGGCCTTCTGCCTGTCCAAAGACAACATCGCCTCACTCAAACTCCTCCTCGGCCAA ctagaggagaggaaggcagagAACCAGGCGGTGTGTGAGGCTCACAGGGAGAAGATCCAGGAGCTGTGGGACAGACTGCAGGTgccccaggaggagagggagCTCTTCTCAGAGCACATGGTCGCCTCCAAGAAGAAGAACCTGGATGCT TTAGAGGCAGAGGGCAGGCGACTGATGGAGCTCAAACGACTGAACATGCGAAACGTTACTGAAGCCATCCGCTCAGAGATCGCAGTGCTCTGGGAGAAATGCTTCTTCAGCAGTGATCAGCAACAGGCCTTTGTGCCCTATTTTAGCA ATGATTTTACAGAGCAGCTGTTGGGGCTGCACGAAGCTGAGATCCTGAGGCTGAAGCAGCACTATGAAGAACACAAGGAGCTGTTTGAGGGGGTTCAACGCTGGGAGGAGAGCTGGAGACTCTTCCTGGAACTAGAG AAAAAAGCCACAGACCCCTCCAGGTTCACCAACAGAGGAGGGAATCTGCTCAAAGAGGAGAAACAGAAAGCCGAGCTCCACAAAAGCCTGCCCAAG CTTGAGAAGAAGCTGAAGGCTCAGATTGATGTGTGGGAGCAGGAGCAGGCCAGGGAGTTCCTGGTGAATGGACAGAAGTTCCTGCAGTTTGTAGAGGAGCAGTGGGAGCTGCACCGCAtcgagaaagagaatgagaaacTGGAGAGG CAACTGAAAAAGAGCAAGCAGATTGAAGTGGATATGCTGTATGGGACAGCTGTCCGGACGCCGACCAAAAGGAGATTCCTTGGCACAACTACCCCCAGCAAAGCACGAAAG TTCAATGGCACCACCTCCAGCCTCTCTAGTGCCAACTCTAACAGCACCATGCGCTCAGCCTATGGCGGAACTGTCTGTCACTCACCCTCCCGCCCCCCTCTGTCAGTCAACAAG GTCCCATCGGTAAGGACCCCGGGTCGCAGTAAGCCCCCTCTTGCGGGACTGCAGGAGCGCAACAAGGAGAACATGGGCCAGGTGACCGGACTTGGAGTCCCTCTTCAGAGCGGTGGGTTAAAAACCCTGGCTAGTCCGCAGCGTAACTTCAGCATTAACTCTGTCGCCAGCACTTATTCCGAGTTTGCG ACGGGCTTAATCAACACAGTAATCGAATCGGTTCAATCAAG CGAGACCTCTCCAAGGCCACTAACACCAAGAGCAAGCCAGACATACTGA
- the prc1b gene encoding protein regulator of cytokinesis 1b isoform X4 produces MRKSEVLAAESVACLNKALCHLKDIWEEIGIPEDQRLQRTNVVKNHIKGLLDMMITEEESLRTRLLSSIEACRKQLDTLCLELQLPPFEEERGVTMLQQEKEIRTQVEVLVKERTQRMQQLKALTERDQDLCDTLCSNPYVLDPNAVPSLEQLNSFHQHIASQTTEKERRHAEFVGIKRQIVLCMDDLDQLPETSFEKDIVCEDQEAFCLSKDNIASLKLLLGQLEERKAENQAVCEAHREKIQELWDRLQVPQEERELFSEHMVASKKKNLDALEAEGRRLMELKRLNMRNVTEAIRSEIAVLWEKCFFSSDQQQAFVPYFSNDFTEQLLGLHEAEILRLKQHYEEHKELFEGVQRWEESWRLFLELEKKATDPSRFTNRGGNLLKEEKQKAELHKSLPKLEKKLKAQIDVWEQEQAREFLVNGQKFLQFVEEQWELHRIEKENEKLERQLKKSKQIEVDMLYGTAVRTPTKRRFLGTTTPSKARKFNGTTSSLSSANSNSTMRSAYGGTVCHSPSRPPLSVNKVPSVRTPGRSKPPLAGLQERNKENMGQVTGLGVPLQSARPLQGH; encoded by the exons ATGAGAAAGAG TGAGGTGCTCGCAGCCGAGTCTGTGGCTTGCCTGAATAAAGCTCTCTGCCACCTGAAGGACATCTGGGAAGAGATAGGAATACCAGAAGACCAGAGGCTACAGAGAACCAATGTGGTCAAGAATCACATCAAG GGTTTGTTAGACATGATGATAACAGAGGAGGAGTCTCTTAGGACCAGACTGTTGAGCAGCATCGAAGCCTGTCGCAAACAACTGGATACGCTGTGCTTGGAACTGCAGCTACCCCCATTTGAG GAGGAGCGGGGCGTCACCATGCTGCAACAGGAGAAGGAGATccggacccaggtggaggtgttggtGAAGGAGCGGACCCAGAGGATGCAGCAGCTCAAGGCCTTGACGGAGCGCGACCAGGACCTGTGTGACACTCTGTGTTCGAACCCCTACGTCCTCGACCCTAACGCCGTGCCCTCCCTGGAGCAGCTGAACAGCTTCCACCAGCACATCGCCAGCCAGACCACAGAGAAG GAGCGGCGGCACGCTGAGTTTGTGGGCATCAAGAGGCAGATCGTCCTGTGCATGGACGACCTGGACCAGCTGCCAGAGACCAGCTTCGAGAAGGACATCGTCTGCGAGGACCAGGAGGCCTTCTGCCTGTCCAAAGACAACATCGCCTCACTCAAACTCCTCCTCGGCCAA ctagaggagaggaaggcagagAACCAGGCGGTGTGTGAGGCTCACAGGGAGAAGATCCAGGAGCTGTGGGACAGACTGCAGGTgccccaggaggagagggagCTCTTCTCAGAGCACATGGTCGCCTCCAAGAAGAAGAACCTGGATGCT TTAGAGGCAGAGGGCAGGCGACTGATGGAGCTCAAACGACTGAACATGCGAAACGTTACTGAAGCCATCCGCTCAGAGATCGCAGTGCTCTGGGAGAAATGCTTCTTCAGCAGTGATCAGCAACAGGCCTTTGTGCCCTATTTTAGCA ATGATTTTACAGAGCAGCTGTTGGGGCTGCACGAAGCTGAGATCCTGAGGCTGAAGCAGCACTATGAAGAACACAAGGAGCTGTTTGAGGGGGTTCAACGCTGGGAGGAGAGCTGGAGACTCTTCCTGGAACTAGAG AAAAAAGCCACAGACCCCTCCAGGTTCACCAACAGAGGAGGGAATCTGCTCAAAGAGGAGAAACAGAAAGCCGAGCTCCACAAAAGCCTGCCCAAG CTTGAGAAGAAGCTGAAGGCTCAGATTGATGTGTGGGAGCAGGAGCAGGCCAGGGAGTTCCTGGTGAATGGACAGAAGTTCCTGCAGTTTGTAGAGGAGCAGTGGGAGCTGCACCGCAtcgagaaagagaatgagaaacTGGAGAGG CAACTGAAAAAGAGCAAGCAGATTGAAGTGGATATGCTGTATGGGACAGCTGTCCGGACGCCGACCAAAAGGAGATTCCTTGGCACAACTACCCCCAGCAAAGCACGAAAG TTCAATGGCACCACCTCCAGCCTCTCTAGTGCCAACTCTAACAGCACCATGCGCTCAGCCTATGGCGGAACTGTCTGTCACTCACCCTCCCGCCCCCCTCTGTCAGTCAACAAG GTCCCATCGGTAAGGACCCCGGGTCGCAGTAAGCCCCCTCTTGCGGGACTGCAGGAGCGCAACAAGGAGAACATGGGCCAGGTGACCGGACTTGGAGTCCCTCTTCAGAGCG CGAGACCTCTCCAAGGCCACTAA